Below is a window of Moorella thermoacetica DNA.
CGAAAACTGACAGGCTGACCCATGAGAGGCTCTCTAAATTTCTGTTCTGATAACTTCAGCGCCCAGGGCCTGGAGCTTGCCGACCAGGTTTTCGTAGCCGCGGTCAATATGGTGGACGCAGGAGATGGTTGTTTCTCCCTCAGCCATGAGGCCGGCAATGACCAGGGCCGCCCCGGCCCGCAGGTCGGTAGCCTTGACGGGCGCCCCGATGAGCTTGCTCTTGCCTTTAATCACGGCGCAATGGCCTTCTATGACTATATCGGCCCCCATGCGTTTCAGCTCGTTGACGTGCATAAAGCGGTTTTCAAAGACGGTCTCTGTGACCATGCTGCTCCCCCGGGCGGTGGTCAGGAGGGCCATGAACTGGGCCTGCATGTCCGTCGGGAAGCCGGGATAGGGCATGGTCTTGATGTCAACTGCCTTTAAGGGTAGATCGGCCCGCACCCGAATGCCGCCCTCTTCCTCTTCCAGCCGGGCGCCGGTTTCGGCCAGTTTGGCCATGACCGCCTTCAGGTGGGTGGGGATTACATTTTCCACCAAAACATCCCCGCCGGTGGCGGCGGCGGCAATCATAAAGGTGCCGGCTTCAACCCGGTCGGGGATAACGGCATGACGGCTGCCGTGGAGTTCCTTTACCCCCTCGATTTTGATAACCCTGGTCCCGGCGCCTGTGACCCGGCCGCCCATGGCGTTGATGAAGTTGGCCAGGTCAACGATCTCCGGTTCGCCGGCGGCGTTTTCGATGGTGGTAGTCCCCTCGGCCAGGGCGGCGGCCATCATGATATTCTCCGTCGCTCCGACACTGGGGAAATCCAGGTATACCTGGGCTCCCTTCAGGCGGCTGCCAGCCTCGGCCTCAACGTTACCTTTATTAACAGTAATCTTGGCCCCCAGGGCGGCCATACCCTTCAGGTGCAGGTCAATGGGTCGGGCACCGATGGCGCACCCTCCCGGCAGAGAAACCTTTACCCGCCCAAAACGGGCCAAGAGGGGGCCCATGACCAGAAAGGAGGCCCGCATGCGGCGGACGTATTCGTAGGGGGGTTCCACCTTTTCTAAAAAGCCGGAACTGATGCGCAGGCCATTTATCCCCTCAGGATAAACCCTGGCGCCCAGTTCACCGATGACTCCGCACATGGTATCAACATCAGCCAGCCGGGGGATATCTTCCAGATAGCACTCGTCACCAGTCAGCAGGCAGGCCGCAATAATCGGCAGGACGGCATTCTTGGAGCCGCTGATGGCCACTCGGCCACGCAACCGCGCCCGGCCCTGAATAGCTATAGCCTCCAATTTCCCTAGCCCCTTTTAATTTTTCGTCTCTATAGTCAAGGTTTATTATAACATGGTTTTTTTAGTACTCGCCACCTAAAAGGGGTGAGCCGAGGTGTAAATATGTGTTCCCATCGGTAGCATGAAAGCGCAGGGCAACATTGACGTTTACTTCGAGGCCGCCGGCAACAGCCAGGGAACGGGGCAGGCGGGCCGAGTAGGCGCTGATGCTCAGGAGTTCCTCATCCTCGACTCCTTCTACTTTTTTAGCTTCCAGGGCCGCCAGGACGGCCCCGGCCCGCTGCTCCCGCTCTGTTCTGGTAAGCTTGCCGGGAATTACACCAGTGAGGCCATAGGTCAGGTGAGGGTCAACCTGCCAGGGCCGGAAGGCCGCCCGCACCTTCTCCTGCCAGGCGACCGTCTCCCCTTCCCCGTGCCGGGGTTCACCATCCAGTTCGATTAAAAGGTAGGTCTCACCGTCGTCGCCGGCCCCGGCCAGGCTCTGAACGGAGAGGTAGAGCTTTACCCCCGGCTGCAGTTCCCCTTCCCAGGAGGCGCCATGAAATTTCTCCGTATCCTGGCGATGCAAACCGGCCTCCGGATCAAGACCCAGGCTGCCCGCTGCCTGCCGGGCCAGGCCAGCGACTGTTCCCGCGTCGCTAAAGCTGGTGTTTAAACGTCCCCAGGCTTCCAGATGCATGCTTTCCAGGCGGGCGCCGCTGGCGTTGAAAGCAGCAAATAACAGGCGCGGGGTTGTATCATCTCCGGAGGCGGCCGGAACCGGCGGGTCCTTCTTAGCCGCGGAAACCGCTGCAGCTGTCAGGGGCTTCCGGGCCGCCCGCGGCAGGAAGTTGTGGCCGACGGCCAGACCCGTCACCAGACTGAGGAGCAATAAGGTCAGGAGGAGGGTTTTAAAAGTAACTTTATTGCTATAAAAACGTGACCGGAACAAATGAAAAGCCCCCTTGCAGGAATAGTGTTATTCCTATTCTTGCCAGGGGACTGGAAAAATAGACTACTTAAATAGCTCCGGCGGCCTTCAAGCGGGCTACGGCTCGCCGCAGGGCGGCCTCGGCCCTGGCGACGTCCAGGCCCGGGGGGCGCTCCCGCAAGCGCCGCTCGGCCCGCTCCCGCGCCTGCCGGGCCCGTTCGACGTCGATCTCTTCCAACCGTTCGGCTGTATCGGCCAGGATAATTACCCGGTCCGGGCCGGCTTCCAGGAAACCGCCGGAAACAGCCACACGTTCCTCCGCTCTCTCCCGCCGGCGGCAGGTGACGACCCCGGCCTGGAGGGGAGTGATCAAAGGGGCGTGCTCCGGTAGGACACCCAGGTAGCCCTGGATACCTGGAGCTATGACGCTGGCGGCTTCCGCCTGCAGGACCACCCGCTCGGGAGTTATGATCTCCAGGTTGAGGGAGGCCATCTACATCAACTCCTGGCCCTTCTTGACGGCTTCGTCGATGGTCCCGACCATATAGAAGGCCTGCTCGGGGAGGTTGTCGTGGCGGCCCTCCAGGATCTCTTTGAAACCGCGAATGGTTTCCTTCAGGGGCACATAAACCCCGGGCTGGCCGGTAAAAGCCTCGGCTACGTGGAAGGGCTGGGAGAGGAAACGCTGGATCTTGCGTGCCCGGGCAACTATGAGTTTATCTTCTTCGGACAGCTCATCCATTCCCAGGATGGCGATAATGTCCTGAAGTTCTTTATAACGCTGCAGTACCTGCTGGACGCCCCGGGCCACCTGGTAGTGCTCTTCTCCCAGGACGCGCGGGTCCAGGATACGGGAGGTGGAGTCCAGGAGGTCGACGGCCGGGTAGATGCCCAGCTCAGCGATCTGCCGGGACAGAACCGTGGTGGCGTCCAGATGGGCGAAGGTCGTCGCCGGGGCCGGGTCGGTCAGGTCGTCGGCCGGCACATAGATAGCTTGCACGGAGGTGATGGAACCCTTTTTCGTGGAGGTAATCCGTTCCTGCAGGGCCCCCATCTCTGTGGCCAGGGTGGGCTGATAACCCACCGCCGAGGGCATCCGGCCCAGGAGGGCGGAAACCTCGGAACCGGCCTGCACGAAGCGAAAGATATTGTCGATGAAGAGGAGAACGTCCTGGCCCTCGGCGTCCCGGAAGTACTCGGCCATAGTCAGGCCTGTAAGACCCACCCGCAGGCGGGCACCCGGGGGTTCGTTCATCTGGCCAAAGACCAGGGCCGTCTTTTCGAGAACCCCGGATTCCTTCATCTCCAGGTAGAGGTCGTTACCCTCGCGGGTACGCTCGCCCACGCCGCTGAAGACGGAAAAGCCGCCGTGTTCATAGGCGATGTTGCGGATGAGTTCCATGATGAGGACCGTCTTGCCGACCCCGGCGCCGCCGAAGAGGCCGATCTTGCCGCCCTTGGCGTAGGGCGCCAGGAGGTCGACCACCTTGATGCCAGTCTCCAGGACCTCGGTAGAAGGCTGTTGCTCTTCAAAGGAGGGCGCCGGCCGGTGAATGGGCAGCCTCTCGGTGGTTTCTACCGGTCCCTGGTTGTCAATGGGTTCTCCCAGGACGTTAAAGAGCCGTCCCAGGGTAGCCCGGCCTACCGGTACGGTGATTGGCTGGCCGGTGTCAACGGCCTTCATCCCTCGCTGCAGGCCGTCGGTCGAGGAGAGGGCCACACAGCGGACGGTGTTGTTGCCCAGGTGCTGCATGGCCTCCATGGTTATATTAATCTTATCGGTTTTAATGGTGATGGCGTTATACAGGTCGGGCAGCCGGTCGCTGGCGAATTCGACGTCAACCACCGGGCCAATAACCTGGACCACCTGTCCTTCGTTCAAACTTGTCCCCTCCTTTACTTCAAAGCATCTGCCCCGGCGACGATCTCCACGATCTCGTTGGTGATGGCCGCCTGGCGGGCGCGGTTGAAGGATAGGGTGAATTTGTCAATCATCTCGGCAGCATTCTTGGTGGCGTTATCCATGGCCGTCATCCGGGCGCCGTGCTCGCTGGCCTTGGCCTCCAGGAGGGCCCGGTAGACCTTGATCTCGCAGTACCGGGGCAGGAGGACCCGCAGGACGGCCTCCGGTGAGGGTTCATAGATATAATCGCCGGTATCCTTCTTTTCCCGGGGGGTAGCGATGGGCAGCAACCGCTCAACCATGGGTACCTGGCGGATGGCCGAATAGAAACGGGTATAGATCAGGTTAACCTCGTCCAGGGTACCCTCCAGGTACATGGTCACCAGCTGGCGGGCCAGTTCCCGGGCCTGGATGAGTTCCGGGTTATCGCCTATGTCGGTGAAGGATTTGACTATCTCCACCGGCCGGCGGCGGAAAAAGTCCCGGCCCTTGCGGCCCACGGCTACCAGGGCAGCGGGACGGCCTTCCTCCCGCAGGCGTTCCTCCGTCAGCCGGATGAGGTTGGCGTTATAACCCCCGGCCAGGCCCCGGTCAGCGGTTATCAGGACATAGCCGGCTTTTTTTACCTCCCGGGTGGCGGCCAGGGGCTGGGTTTCCGGATCCACGGCCGCCATCAGGCGTCCCACGACTTCCTCCAGCTTGGCGGCATAGGGCCGGGCTGCCGTGACCTGGGCCTGGGCCTTGCGCAGCTTGGCGGCAGCTACCATCTTCATGGCCCTGGTAATATGCTGGGTACTCTGGACACTGCGGATGCGGCGCTTCAGGTCACGCATGTGGGCCATGCCGGCTCACCACCTTATGATTCTCCGGCAGCGGTAAAGCTGCCTTTGAAGTCTTCAATGCTCTTTTTCAGTTGTTCCTGGAGGTTATCGTCCAGCTGGCGTTTTTCGCGGATGCCGGCCAGGACCTCAGGCCTCTCGTTGCGGAGGAAGCGCAGGAAGTCCTTTTCAAAGGCGCGCACCCGGGCTACAGGCAGGTCGTCCAGGAAGCCATTGACGGCAGCATAGAGGACGACCACCTGTTCTTCGACGGGCATGGGTTGGTACTGGTCTTGTTTCAAAATCTCCATCATGCGCTCGCCCCGGGCCAATCTCGCCTGGGTGGCTTTATCCAGGTCGGAACCGAACTGGGCGAAGGCCGCCAGCTCGCGGTACTGGGCCAGGTCCAGGCGCAGGCGGCCGGCCACCTGTTTCATGGCCTTGATCTGGGCGGCGCCGCCCACCCGGGATACCGAGAGGCCGACGTTAATGGCCGGACGCTGGCCGGCATAGAAGAGATCAGACTCCAGGAAGATCTGGCCGTCGGTGATGGAGATAACATTGGTCGGAATGTAAGCGGAGACATCGCCAGCCTGGGTCTCAATGACCGGCAGGGCAGTGAGGGAACCGCCACCCAGGGAGTCGTTCAGGCGGGCGGCCCGCTCCAGCAACCGGGAGTGGAGATAGAAGACATCCCCGGGGTAAGCCTCACGGCCCGGCGGCCGCCGCAGAAGCAGGGAGAGTTCCCGGTAGGCTGCTGCGTGCTTGGAAAGGTCGTCATAAACGCAGAGAACGTCCCGGTGCTGCTCATACATAAAGTATTCGCCCATGGTGCAGCCGGCGTAGGGGGCAATGTAGAGCATGGGCGCCGGTTCGCTGGCTGTAGCCATAACGACGATGGTATATTCCATAGCTCCGGCCTCTTCCAGACGCTGGACTACGCCCGCCACTGTAGAAGCCTTCTGGCCGATGGCCACATAGATGCAGATAACGTTCTGCCCCTTTTGGTTGATGATGGTGTCCACGGCAATGGCCGTCTTCCCCGTCTGGCGGTCACCGATAATCAGCTCCCGCTGACCGCGGCCGATGGGGACCATGGAGTCAATGGCCTTGAGGCCCGTTTGTAAGGGAGTATTGACCGGCTGGCGGTAGACCACGCCCGGCGCCGGGGATTCCACCGGGCGGAATTTATCCGTCTGGATAGGCCCCTTGCCGTCTATGGGCTGGCCCATGGCGTTGACCACCCGGCCGATGAGGGCTTCGCCCACCGGCACCTCGACAATACGCCCGGTACGTTTGACCTGGTCGCCCTCTTTGATATGGGTATAGGGACCGAGGATAACGGCGCCGACGTTATCTTCTTCCAGGTTCAGGACCATGCCATAGATATCGCCGGGGAACTCCAGCAGCTCGCCGGCCATGGCCCGGTCCAGGCCGTAGATGCGGGCGATACCGTCACCGACCTGGGTAACGGTTCCCACCTCGGCCATTTCTACTTCCAGCTGGTATTGTTCAATCTGGTTCTTTAAAATACTGGTTATCTCGTCGGGTCGAATGCTCAAATCTACCTTTCACCCCTTCGCCCTGTCCGATTTTTCTGTCGTTCTCTCAAGCCCGTTTCAGGTGTTCACCCAGGAGTTCCAGCTTTTTCTTGACGCTGACATCCAGGACGCGGTCCCCCAGGCGGATGACCACCCCGCCGATTAACTCCGGGTTGACCCGGCTGGAGAGTCGGATATTCCTCCTGGTAATTCCGGCCAGGCGTTCCTTCAGGCCAGCCAGGATATCCTCCCGCAGGGTAATGGCCGAGGTGACCTCCACGGGCAGGATGTTTTCGGCCTGGTCCACCAGGCGGCGGAACTGGGCGGCCATCTCCGGCAGCGCCCGCTCCCGGCCCTTGGCCAGGACCAGGTGGAGGAAGTTCTTTAAGAGCGGGTTAATGTCGGGAAAGATGGTATCGATGAGTTTCTGTTTCTCCCGCACGGGGATCAACTGGTGGTAGAGTACCCGGCGGAAGTCACTGTTTTCAGCCAGGGTACGGCTGACCTCCTCCAGGCCGTTGGCAAATTCGCCGGCTGTACCCTGCTCCCGGGCAATATTAAAAAGGGCGCGGGCATAGCGCCTGGCTACGTTCTGCTCACTCATTGCAGTCGCTCCACCTCGGCAATGGCTTCCCGGGCCAGCCGTTCCTGGTCATCGGGAGTCAGGGAACGCTCCAGGACCTTGCCGGCTGCCAGGATCGCCAAGCTGGCGGCTTCGCTGCGAATGGCTGCCAGGGCCTTGCTCTTCTCACCCTCAATCTCCCTCCGGGCCTGTGCCAGGGTCCGTTCGGCTTCTTCCCGGGCCCGGTTAATAATCTCCGCCCGGGTTTCTTCGGCCATCTTCGTAGCCCTGTCCAGGATGGCCTGGGCTTCCTGGCGGGCGCCCTGGAGCTGTTGCCGGTATTCGGCGAGGATGTTTTCCGCCTTTTCCCTGGCTGCCGCCGCGTCGTTCAGGTTGCCCTCAATCCTGGCCTCGCGGTCGGCCAGGACCTTGCCCAGGGGCTTATACAGGAATACATACAGTAACCCCATAACCACAAGCAAATTTAAGGTCTGAAATAAAAAGGTCCAGGGATTAAAATTCAGGGCCTGGAAAATCGCCTGCAAAGCTTCACCCTCCTTTCGCTCTTCCCCATAGGACAGGGGCGAATAAGACCGCCTGCCGCCGTCCTATTCGCCCGCAACCTGAACCTTAGAGTTTGGTCCACATGAGGATTGCAATAACGAAAGAGAAGAGCGTTAAGGCTTCCATAAAGGCCAGGGCCAGGAGCAGGGTCGTCCGGATGTCACCGCTGGCCTCCGGCTGGCGGGCCATACCCTCCAGCGCTCCCCGGGAAGCAATACCCTGGCCAAGGCCCGAACCCAAAGCTGCCAGGCCTATAGCCAGGCCGACACCGATAAAACCTATTGTTGCCATATGTCTCCTCCTTTGAAAATATAAAACTCAGTTTAAGAAAAAGCCCTTTGGGCTATACAACCTGTTTTTACCCATGCTAACGTTTACAGCCACTCAGTGCCCGTGGACAAAGTTGGCGATATAGGTAATAGTCAACAGGGTAAATACAAAAGCCTGGATGGTACCCATCAGAACCCCCAGAAGCATAATGGGGGTCGGCAACAGGAAGGGTATCATCAGAAATAAAATGGTAACCACCATCTCTTCGCCAAACAAATTGCCGAAAAGACGGAGGGAAAGGGATACCGGTTTGACCAGTTCTTCGATAACGTTTAAAGGAAAAAGAAATGGCGCCGGCTGGAAAAAATGGCAGATGTACCCCCGCAGCCCCAGTTTGCGGATGCCGAAAATCTGGACCAGGATAATGGTCGTCACCGCAAAGGCCGCCGTGGTGGAGAGGTCCATGGTAGGCGGTTTCATCCCCGGGATAAACCATGATAGATTCAGGCTTAAAATAAAGATAAAGAGGGTAGCAACCAGAGGGAGATAACGCCGCCCTTCTTTGCCTATGATTTCTTCCAGGAGCCCGTAGAAGAACTCCAGGAACATCTCCAGGACATGCTGGGCCCCCCGCGGGATAAAACTGAGTTTCCTGGTCGCCAGGAAGATCCCGGCCAGCAGCAGGATCATAATAATCCAGGTGTTGACCACCGTAGAATAGATGGGGATAGGTCCCAGGTGAAAGATTTCAACCGGGCGGACATGGGTCATGATCTCGCCCAGAGCCCGAAGTCCCAACTTTCTTCCCCTCCTTTCTCAGGATAATCAGGGCTGCCTGGCCCATGTAAGCGGCGACCTGGAGGAACAGGCCCGCCAGCACACCAAAGAGTAACTCGATGCCCTTTAGAACGGCCAGGGTCAACAGGGTTAAAGCCACGCCGGTTCTGATTAGCGAACGAAACATCAGCCGGTTATGGGCGTCGATGGGGTGCAGGTTGTCTTCGTTCCTCGCGGCCGCCAGTTGCCACCGCAGTAACAGGAGCGAAGC
It encodes the following:
- the atpD gene encoding F0F1 ATP synthase subunit beta produces the protein MNEGQVVQVIGPVVDVEFASDRLPDLYNAITIKTDKINITMEAMQHLGNNTVRCVALSSTDGLQRGMKAVDTGQPITVPVGRATLGRLFNVLGEPIDNQGPVETTERLPIHRPAPSFEEQQPSTEVLETGIKVVDLLAPYAKGGKIGLFGGAGVGKTVLIMELIRNIAYEHGGFSVFSGVGERTREGNDLYLEMKESGVLEKTALVFGQMNEPPGARLRVGLTGLTMAEYFRDAEGQDVLLFIDNIFRFVQAGSEVSALLGRMPSAVGYQPTLATEMGALQERITSTKKGSITSVQAIYVPADDLTDPAPATTFAHLDATTVLSRQIAELGIYPAVDLLDSTSRILDPRVLGEEHYQVARGVQQVLQRYKELQDIIAILGMDELSEEDKLIVARARKIQRFLSQPFHVAEAFTGQPGVYVPLKETIRGFKEILEGRHDNLPEQAFYMVGTIDEAVKKGQELM
- a CDS encoding F0F1 ATP synthase subunit epsilon, coding for MASLNLEIITPERVVLQAEAASVIAPGIQGYLGVLPEHAPLITPLQAGVVTCRRRERAEERVAVSGGFLEAGPDRVIILADTAERLEEIDVERARQARERAERRLRERPPGLDVARAEAALRRAVARLKAAGAI
- the atpA gene encoding F0F1 ATP synthase subunit alpha, whose amino-acid sequence is MSIRPDEITSILKNQIEQYQLEVEMAEVGTVTQVGDGIARIYGLDRAMAGELLEFPGDIYGMVLNLEEDNVGAVILGPYTHIKEGDQVKRTGRIVEVPVGEALIGRVVNAMGQPIDGKGPIQTDKFRPVESPAPGVVYRQPVNTPLQTGLKAIDSMVPIGRGQRELIIGDRQTGKTAIAVDTIINQKGQNVICIYVAIGQKASTVAGVVQRLEEAGAMEYTIVVMATASEPAPMLYIAPYAGCTMGEYFMYEQHRDVLCVYDDLSKHAAAYRELSLLLRRPPGREAYPGDVFYLHSRLLERAARLNDSLGGGSLTALPVIETQAGDVSAYIPTNVISITDGQIFLESDLFYAGQRPAINVGLSVSRVGGAAQIKAMKQVAGRLRLDLAQYRELAAFAQFGSDLDKATQARLARGERMMEILKQDQYQPMPVEEQVVVLYAAVNGFLDDLPVARVRAFEKDFLRFLRNERPEVLAGIREKRQLDDNLQEQLKKSIEDFKGSFTAAGES
- the atpF gene encoding F0F1 ATP synthase subunit B; its protein translation is MQAIFQALNFNPWTFLFQTLNLLVVMGLLYVFLYKPLGKVLADREARIEGNLNDAAAAREKAENILAEYRQQLQGARQEAQAILDRATKMAEETRAEIINRAREEAERTLAQARREIEGEKSKALAAIRSEAASLAILAAGKVLERSLTPDDQERLAREAIAEVERLQ
- the atpH gene encoding ATP synthase F1 subunit delta, coding for MSEQNVARRYARALFNIAREQGTAGEFANGLEEVSRTLAENSDFRRVLYHQLIPVREKQKLIDTIFPDINPLLKNFLHLVLAKGRERALPEMAAQFRRLVDQAENILPVEVTSAITLREDILAGLKERLAGITRRNIRLSSRVNPELIGGVVIRLGDRVLDVSVKKKLELLGEHLKRA
- the atpE gene encoding ATP synthase F0 subunit C, producing MATIGFIGVGLAIGLAALGSGLGQGIASRGALEGMARQPEASGDIRTTLLLALAFMEALTLFSFVIAILMWTKL
- the murA gene encoding UDP-N-acetylglucosamine 1-carboxyvinyltransferase; its protein translation is MEAIAIQGRARLRGRVAISGSKNAVLPIIAACLLTGDECYLEDIPRLADVDTMCGVIGELGARVYPEGINGLRISSGFLEKVEPPYEYVRRMRASFLVMGPLLARFGRVKVSLPGGCAIGARPIDLHLKGMAALGAKITVNKGNVEAEAGSRLKGAQVYLDFPSVGATENIMMAAALAEGTTTIENAAGEPEIVDLANFINAMGGRVTGAGTRVIKIEGVKELHGSRHAVIPDRVEAGTFMIAAAATGGDVLVENVIPTHLKAVMAKLAETGARLEEEEGGIRVRADLPLKAVDIKTMPYPGFPTDMQAQFMALLTTARGSSMVTETVFENRFMHVNELKRMGADIVIEGHCAVIKGKSKLIGAPVKATDLRAGAALVIAGLMAEGETTISCVHHIDRGYENLVGKLQALGAEVIRTEI
- a CDS encoding YwmB family TATA-box binding protein, whose product is MFRSRFYSNKVTFKTLLLTLLLLSLVTGLAVGHNFLPRAARKPLTAAAVSAAKKDPPVPAASGDDTTPRLLFAAFNASGARLESMHLEAWGRLNTSFSDAGTVAGLARQAAGSLGLDPEAGLHRQDTEKFHGASWEGELQPGVKLYLSVQSLAGAGDDGETYLLIELDGEPRHGEGETVAWQEKVRAAFRPWQVDPHLTYGLTGVIPGKLTRTEREQRAGAVLAALEAKKVEGVEDEELLSISAYSARLPRSLAVAGGLEVNVNVALRFHATDGNTYLHLGSPLLGGEY
- the atpB gene encoding F0F1 ATP synthase subunit A: MGLRALGEIMTHVRPVEIFHLGPIPIYSTVVNTWIIMILLLAGIFLATRKLSFIPRGAQHVLEMFLEFFYGLLEEIIGKEGRRYLPLVATLFIFILSLNLSWFIPGMKPPTMDLSTTAAFAVTTIILVQIFGIRKLGLRGYICHFFQPAPFLFPLNVIEELVKPVSLSLRLFGNLFGEEMVVTILFLMIPFLLPTPIMLLGVLMGTIQAFVFTLLTITYIANFVHGH
- the atpG gene encoding ATP synthase F1 subunit gamma; amino-acid sequence: MAHMRDLKRRIRSVQSTQHITRAMKMVAAAKLRKAQAQVTAARPYAAKLEEVVGRLMAAVDPETQPLAATREVKKAGYVLITADRGLAGGYNANLIRLTEERLREEGRPAALVAVGRKGRDFFRRRPVEIVKSFTDIGDNPELIQARELARQLVTMYLEGTLDEVNLIYTRFYSAIRQVPMVERLLPIATPREKKDTGDYIYEPSPEAVLRVLLPRYCEIKVYRALLEAKASEHGARMTAMDNATKNAAEMIDKFTLSFNRARQAAITNEIVEIVAGADALK